The proteins below come from a single Mauremys reevesii isolate NIE-2019 linkage group 6, ASM1616193v1, whole genome shotgun sequence genomic window:
- the LOC120407671 gene encoding avidin-like isoform X1, which yields MSEPFLDSAKLLALMKSCGREFHRLCISPASVTPHLPASATKEAGVLRLIPCTAPEQCVLSGLWRNELGSNMTISAVNAEGGFTGSYLTAVTATDKRILVSPLKGSQNRKSQRKQPTFGFTVSWTFSNSVTVFVGQCFMDDNGEEILKTMWLLRQEVRSPSADWKATRERLDKNQRLEAEAGQIPIRNKAQMFNPWSKGPRAVLGSPAPHGLQIKPGCFSGRCFSHSRVTGLRVGGSVAGLCCTDQTG from the exons ATGTCTGAGCCTTTTCTGGACAGTGCTAAGCTTTTGGCCTTGATGAAAtcatgtggcagggagttccacagactgTGCATA tcccctgcctcagtCACTCCGcaccttccagcttctgcaacaaaGGAGGCAGGGGTCCTACGGCTCATTCCCTGCACTGCCCCAGAGCAG TGCGTCCTGTCTGGATTGTGGAGGAATGAGCTGGGCTCTAACATGACCATCTCTGCCGTGAACGCCGAGGGGGGATTCACCGGTTCGTACCTCACGGCGGTGACGGCCACCGACAAACGCATCCTGGTGTCTCCCCTGAAGGGGTCCCAGAACCGCAAGAGCCAGAGGAAGCAGCCGACCTTTGGCTTCACCGTGAGCTGGACTTTCTCAA ACTCAGTGACCGTCTTCGTGGGCCAGTGCTTCATGGATGATAACGGGGAGGAGATTCTGAAGACCATGTGGCTGCTGCGCCAGGAGGTCAGATCCCCCAGCGCCGACTGGAAAGCGACCAG GGAAAGGCTGGACAAGAACcaaaggctggaagctgaagccggACAAATTCCCATCAGAAATAAGGCCCAAATGTTTAACCCTTGGAgcaaagggcccagggcagtgctGGGTTCTCCAGCTCCTCACGGGCTTCAGATCAAACCCGGCtgcttttctggaagatgcttcagCCATTCGCGAGTTactgggctcagggtggggggcagcgtggctggcctgtgctgcacagatcagactggatga
- the LOC120407671 gene encoding avidin-like isoform X2, which yields MRLSSLFLQSPASVTPHLPASATKEAGVLRLIPCTAPEQCVLSGLWRNELGSNMTISAVNAEGGFTGSYLTAVTATDKRILVSPLKGSQNRKSQRKQPTFGFTVSWTFSNSVTVFVGQCFMDDNGEEILKTMWLLRQEVRSPSADWKATRERLDKNQRLEAEAGQIPIRNKAQMFNPWSKGPRAVLGSPAPHGLQIKPGCFSGRCFSHSRVTGLRVGGSVAGLCCTDQTG from the exons ATGAGACTgtcctctctcttcctgcagtcccctgcctcagtCACTCCGcaccttccagcttctgcaacaaaGGAGGCAGGGGTCCTACGGCTCATTCCCTGCACTGCCCCAGAGCAG TGCGTCCTGTCTGGATTGTGGAGGAATGAGCTGGGCTCTAACATGACCATCTCTGCCGTGAACGCCGAGGGGGGATTCACCGGTTCGTACCTCACGGCGGTGACGGCCACCGACAAACGCATCCTGGTGTCTCCCCTGAAGGGGTCCCAGAACCGCAAGAGCCAGAGGAAGCAGCCGACCTTTGGCTTCACCGTGAGCTGGACTTTCTCAA ACTCAGTGACCGTCTTCGTGGGCCAGTGCTTCATGGATGATAACGGGGAGGAGATTCTGAAGACCATGTGGCTGCTGCGCCAGGAGGTCAGATCCCCCAGCGCCGACTGGAAAGCGACCAG GGAAAGGCTGGACAAGAACcaaaggctggaagctgaagccggACAAATTCCCATCAGAAATAAGGCCCAAATGTTTAACCCTTGGAgcaaagggcccagggcagtgctGGGTTCTCCAGCTCCTCACGGGCTTCAGATCAAACCCGGCtgcttttctggaagatgcttcagCCATTCGCGAGTTactgggctcagggtggggggcagcgtggctggcctgtgctgcacagatcagactggatga
- the LOC120407671 gene encoding avidin-like isoform X4: protein MSEPFLDSAKLLALMKSCGREFHRLCICVLSGLWRNELGSNMTISAVNAEGGFTGSYLTAVTATDKRILVSPLKGSQNRKSQRKQPTFGFTVSWTFSNSVTVFVGQCFMDDNGEEILKTMWLLRQEVRSPSADWKATRERLDKNQRLEAEAGQIPIRNKAQMFNPWSKGPRAVLGSPAPHGLQIKPGCFSGRCFSHSRVTGLRVGGSVAGLCCTDQTG, encoded by the exons ATGTCTGAGCCTTTTCTGGACAGTGCTAAGCTTTTGGCCTTGATGAAAtcatgtggcagggagttccacagactgTGCATA TGCGTCCTGTCTGGATTGTGGAGGAATGAGCTGGGCTCTAACATGACCATCTCTGCCGTGAACGCCGAGGGGGGATTCACCGGTTCGTACCTCACGGCGGTGACGGCCACCGACAAACGCATCCTGGTGTCTCCCCTGAAGGGGTCCCAGAACCGCAAGAGCCAGAGGAAGCAGCCGACCTTTGGCTTCACCGTGAGCTGGACTTTCTCAA ACTCAGTGACCGTCTTCGTGGGCCAGTGCTTCATGGATGATAACGGGGAGGAGATTCTGAAGACCATGTGGCTGCTGCGCCAGGAGGTCAGATCCCCCAGCGCCGACTGGAAAGCGACCAG GGAAAGGCTGGACAAGAACcaaaggctggaagctgaagccggACAAATTCCCATCAGAAATAAGGCCCAAATGTTTAACCCTTGGAgcaaagggcccagggcagtgctGGGTTCTCCAGCTCCTCACGGGCTTCAGATCAAACCCGGCtgcttttctggaagatgcttcagCCATTCGCGAGTTactgggctcagggtggggggcagcgtggctggcctgtgctgcacagatcagactggatga
- the LOC120407671 gene encoding avidin-like isoform X5, whose product MGKVVFSLLLALPLVTLGASSDKKCVLSGLWRNELGSNMTISAVNAEGGFTGSYLTAVTATDKRILVSPLKGSQNRKSQRKQPTFGFTVSWTFSNSVTVFVGQCFMDDNGEEILKTMWLLRQEVRSPSADWKATRERLDKNQRLEAEAGQIPIRNKAQMFNPWSKGPRAVLGSPAPHGLQIKPGCFSGRCFSHSRVTGLRVGGSVAGLCCTDQTG is encoded by the exons ATGGGGAAAGTCGTCTTCTCCCTGCTCCTCGCCCTGCCTCTGGTGACCCTCGGGGCCTCCTCAGATAAAAAG TGCGTCCTGTCTGGATTGTGGAGGAATGAGCTGGGCTCTAACATGACCATCTCTGCCGTGAACGCCGAGGGGGGATTCACCGGTTCGTACCTCACGGCGGTGACGGCCACCGACAAACGCATCCTGGTGTCTCCCCTGAAGGGGTCCCAGAACCGCAAGAGCCAGAGGAAGCAGCCGACCTTTGGCTTCACCGTGAGCTGGACTTTCTCAA ACTCAGTGACCGTCTTCGTGGGCCAGTGCTTCATGGATGATAACGGGGAGGAGATTCTGAAGACCATGTGGCTGCTGCGCCAGGAGGTCAGATCCCCCAGCGCCGACTGGAAAGCGACCAG GGAAAGGCTGGACAAGAACcaaaggctggaagctgaagccggACAAATTCCCATCAGAAATAAGGCCCAAATGTTTAACCCTTGGAgcaaagggcccagggcagtgctGGGTTCTCCAGCTCCTCACGGGCTTCAGATCAAACCCGGCtgcttttctggaagatgcttcagCCATTCGCGAGTTactgggctcagggtggggggcagcgtggctggcctgtgctgcacagatcagactggatga
- the LOC120407671 gene encoding avidin-like isoform X10: protein MSEPFLDSAKLLALMKSCGREFHRLCISPASVTPHLPASATKEAGVLRLIPCTAPEQCVLSGLWRNELGSNMTISAVNAEGGFTGSYLTAVTATDKRILVSPLKGSQNRKSQRKQPTFGFTVSWTFSNSVTVFVGQCFMDDNGEEILKTMWLLRQEVRSPSADWKATR, encoded by the exons ATGTCTGAGCCTTTTCTGGACAGTGCTAAGCTTTTGGCCTTGATGAAAtcatgtggcagggagttccacagactgTGCATA tcccctgcctcagtCACTCCGcaccttccagcttctgcaacaaaGGAGGCAGGGGTCCTACGGCTCATTCCCTGCACTGCCCCAGAGCAG TGCGTCCTGTCTGGATTGTGGAGGAATGAGCTGGGCTCTAACATGACCATCTCTGCCGTGAACGCCGAGGGGGGATTCACCGGTTCGTACCTCACGGCGGTGACGGCCACCGACAAACGCATCCTGGTGTCTCCCCTGAAGGGGTCCCAGAACCGCAAGAGCCAGAGGAAGCAGCCGACCTTTGGCTTCACCGTGAGCTGGACTTTCTCAA ACTCAGTGACCGTCTTCGTGGGCCAGTGCTTCATGGATGATAACGGGGAGGAGATTCTGAAGACCATGTGGCTGCTGCGCCAGGAGGTCAGATCCCCCAGCGCCGACTGGAAAGCGACCAG GTGA
- the LOC120407671 gene encoding avidin-like isoform X9: MTISAVNAEGGFTGSYLTAVTATDKRILVSPLKGSQNRKSQRKQPTFGFTVSWTFSNSVTVFVGQCFMDDNGEEILKTMWLLRQEVRSPSADWKATRERLDKNQRLEAEAGQIPIRNKAQMFNPWSKGPRAVLGSPAPHGLQIKPGCFSGRCFSHSRVTGLRVGGSVAGLCCTDQTG, encoded by the exons ATGACCATCTCTGCCGTGAACGCCGAGGGGGGATTCACCGGTTCGTACCTCACGGCGGTGACGGCCACCGACAAACGCATCCTGGTGTCTCCCCTGAAGGGGTCCCAGAACCGCAAGAGCCAGAGGAAGCAGCCGACCTTTGGCTTCACCGTGAGCTGGACTTTCTCAA ACTCAGTGACCGTCTTCGTGGGCCAGTGCTTCATGGATGATAACGGGGAGGAGATTCTGAAGACCATGTGGCTGCTGCGCCAGGAGGTCAGATCCCCCAGCGCCGACTGGAAAGCGACCAG GGAAAGGCTGGACAAGAACcaaaggctggaagctgaagccggACAAATTCCCATCAGAAATAAGGCCCAAATGTTTAACCCTTGGAgcaaagggcccagggcagtgctGGGTTCTCCAGCTCCTCACGGGCTTCAGATCAAACCCGGCtgcttttctggaagatgcttcagCCATTCGCGAGTTactgggctcagggtggggggcagcgtggctggcctgtgctgcacagatcagactggatga
- the LOC120407671 gene encoding avidin-like isoform X3 — MSPASVTPHLPASATKEAGVLRLIPCTAPEQCVLSGLWRNELGSNMTISAVNAEGGFTGSYLTAVTATDKRILVSPLKGSQNRKSQRKQPTFGFTVSWTFSNSVTVFVGQCFMDDNGEEILKTMWLLRQEVRSPSADWKATRERLDKNQRLEAEAGQIPIRNKAQMFNPWSKGPRAVLGSPAPHGLQIKPGCFSGRCFSHSRVTGLRVGGSVAGLCCTDQTG; from the exons ATG tcccctgcctcagtCACTCCGcaccttccagcttctgcaacaaaGGAGGCAGGGGTCCTACGGCTCATTCCCTGCACTGCCCCAGAGCAG TGCGTCCTGTCTGGATTGTGGAGGAATGAGCTGGGCTCTAACATGACCATCTCTGCCGTGAACGCCGAGGGGGGATTCACCGGTTCGTACCTCACGGCGGTGACGGCCACCGACAAACGCATCCTGGTGTCTCCCCTGAAGGGGTCCCAGAACCGCAAGAGCCAGAGGAAGCAGCCGACCTTTGGCTTCACCGTGAGCTGGACTTTCTCAA ACTCAGTGACCGTCTTCGTGGGCCAGTGCTTCATGGATGATAACGGGGAGGAGATTCTGAAGACCATGTGGCTGCTGCGCCAGGAGGTCAGATCCCCCAGCGCCGACTGGAAAGCGACCAG GGAAAGGCTGGACAAGAACcaaaggctggaagctgaagccggACAAATTCCCATCAGAAATAAGGCCCAAATGTTTAACCCTTGGAgcaaagggcccagggcagtgctGGGTTCTCCAGCTCCTCACGGGCTTCAGATCAAACCCGGCtgcttttctggaagatgcttcagCCATTCGCGAGTTactgggctcagggtggggggcagcgtggctggcctgtgctgcacagatcagactggatga
- the LOC120407671 gene encoding avidin-like isoform X8 encodes MSEPFLDSAKLLALMKSCGREFHRLCISPASVTPHLPASATKEAGVLRLIPCTAPEQCVLSGLWRNELGSNMTISAVNAEGGFTGSYLTAVTATDKRILVSPLKGSQNRKSQRKQPTFGFTVSWTFSNSVTVFVGQCFMDDNGEEILKTMWLLRQEVRSPSADWKATRVGTNVFTRIK; translated from the exons ATGTCTGAGCCTTTTCTGGACAGTGCTAAGCTTTTGGCCTTGATGAAAtcatgtggcagggagttccacagactgTGCATA tcccctgcctcagtCACTCCGcaccttccagcttctgcaacaaaGGAGGCAGGGGTCCTACGGCTCATTCCCTGCACTGCCCCAGAGCAG TGCGTCCTGTCTGGATTGTGGAGGAATGAGCTGGGCTCTAACATGACCATCTCTGCCGTGAACGCCGAGGGGGGATTCACCGGTTCGTACCTCACGGCGGTGACGGCCACCGACAAACGCATCCTGGTGTCTCCCCTGAAGGGGTCCCAGAACCGCAAGAGCCAGAGGAAGCAGCCGACCTTTGGCTTCACCGTGAGCTGGACTTTCTCAA ACTCAGTGACCGTCTTCGTGGGCCAGTGCTTCATGGATGATAACGGGGAGGAGATTCTGAAGACCATGTGGCTGCTGCGCCAGGAGGTCAGATCCCCCAGCGCCGACTGGAAAGCGACCAG
- the LOC120407671 gene encoding avidin-like isoform X11, with protein MGKVVFSLLLALPLVTLGASSDKKCVLSGLWRNELGSNMTISAVNAEGGFTGSYLTAVTATDKRILVSPLKGSQNRKSQRKQPTFGFTVSWTFSNSVTVFVGQCFMDDNGEEILKTMWLLRQEVRSPSADWKATRVGTNVFTRIK; from the exons ATGGGGAAAGTCGTCTTCTCCCTGCTCCTCGCCCTGCCTCTGGTGACCCTCGGGGCCTCCTCAGATAAAAAG TGCGTCCTGTCTGGATTGTGGAGGAATGAGCTGGGCTCTAACATGACCATCTCTGCCGTGAACGCCGAGGGGGGATTCACCGGTTCGTACCTCACGGCGGTGACGGCCACCGACAAACGCATCCTGGTGTCTCCCCTGAAGGGGTCCCAGAACCGCAAGAGCCAGAGGAAGCAGCCGACCTTTGGCTTCACCGTGAGCTGGACTTTCTCAA ACTCAGTGACCGTCTTCGTGGGCCAGTGCTTCATGGATGATAACGGGGAGGAGATTCTGAAGACCATGTGGCTGCTGCGCCAGGAGGTCAGATCCCCCAGCGCCGACTGGAAAGCGACCAG
- the LOC120407671 gene encoding avidin-like isoform X7, protein MSEPFLDSAKLLALMKSCGREFHRLCISPASVTPHLPASATKEAGVLRLIPCTAPEQCVLSGLWRNELGSNMTISAVNAEGGFTGSYLTAVTATDKRILVSPLKGSQNRKSQRKQPTFGFTVSWTFSNSVTVFVGQCFMDDNGEEILKTMWLLRQEVRSPSADWKATSTEHMVCAGQITGENKPQRENTRR, encoded by the exons ATGTCTGAGCCTTTTCTGGACAGTGCTAAGCTTTTGGCCTTGATGAAAtcatgtggcagggagttccacagactgTGCATA tcccctgcctcagtCACTCCGcaccttccagcttctgcaacaaaGGAGGCAGGGGTCCTACGGCTCATTCCCTGCACTGCCCCAGAGCAG TGCGTCCTGTCTGGATTGTGGAGGAATGAGCTGGGCTCTAACATGACCATCTCTGCCGTGAACGCCGAGGGGGGATTCACCGGTTCGTACCTCACGGCGGTGACGGCCACCGACAAACGCATCCTGGTGTCTCCCCTGAAGGGGTCCCAGAACCGCAAGAGCCAGAGGAAGCAGCCGACCTTTGGCTTCACCGTGAGCTGGACTTTCTCAA ACTCAGTGACCGTCTTCGTGGGCCAGTGCTTCATGGATGATAACGGGGAGGAGATTCTGAAGACCATGTGGCTGCTGCGCCAGGAGGTCAGATCCCCCAGCGCCGACTGGAAAGCGACCAG CACCGAGCACATGGTTTGTGCTGGACAAATAACAGGTGAGAACAAACCACAGAGGGAAAATACCAGGCGCTGA
- the LOC120407671 gene encoding avidin-like isoform X6, translated as MCVLSGLWRNELGSNMTISAVNAEGGFTGSYLTAVTATDKRILVSPLKGSQNRKSQRKQPTFGFTVSWTFSNSVTVFVGQCFMDDNGEEILKTMWLLRQEVRSPSADWKATRERLDKNQRLEAEAGQIPIRNKAQMFNPWSKGPRAVLGSPAPHGLQIKPGCFSGRCFSHSRVTGLRVGGSVAGLCCTDQTG; from the exons ATG TGCGTCCTGTCTGGATTGTGGAGGAATGAGCTGGGCTCTAACATGACCATCTCTGCCGTGAACGCCGAGGGGGGATTCACCGGTTCGTACCTCACGGCGGTGACGGCCACCGACAAACGCATCCTGGTGTCTCCCCTGAAGGGGTCCCAGAACCGCAAGAGCCAGAGGAAGCAGCCGACCTTTGGCTTCACCGTGAGCTGGACTTTCTCAA ACTCAGTGACCGTCTTCGTGGGCCAGTGCTTCATGGATGATAACGGGGAGGAGATTCTGAAGACCATGTGGCTGCTGCGCCAGGAGGTCAGATCCCCCAGCGCCGACTGGAAAGCGACCAG GGAAAGGCTGGACAAGAACcaaaggctggaagctgaagccggACAAATTCCCATCAGAAATAAGGCCCAAATGTTTAACCCTTGGAgcaaagggcccagggcagtgctGGGTTCTCCAGCTCCTCACGGGCTTCAGATCAAACCCGGCtgcttttctggaagatgcttcagCCATTCGCGAGTTactgggctcagggtggggggcagcgtggctggcctgtgctgcacagatcagactggatga